One window of Gloeocapsa sp. DLM2.Bin57 genomic DNA carries:
- the cysE gene encoding serine O-acetyltransferase has product MQESISLNNNNQTGYLTKIIAAFTGNNWVETLQADFQIIFERDPAARNKFEVLLCYPGLHAILFHRLAHWLYIKQVAFLPRFLSHLARFLTGIEIHPGATIGKGVFIDHGMGVVIGETAIIGDYCLIYQNVTLGGTGKESGKRHPTLGEQVVVGAGAKVLGNIQIGDRVRIGAGSVVLRNVPNCCTVVGIPGRIISPGGLGCPLEHGKLPDVEATVIRLLMDRIETLEKMVKELKV; this is encoded by the coding sequence ATGCAAGAATCTATTAGTCTCAACAATAATAATCAAACGGGATATTTAACTAAGATCATTGCAGCTTTTACAGGTAATAACTGGGTAGAAACCCTCCAAGCAGATTTTCAAATCATCTTTGAGCGAGATCCAGCAGCTCGTAATAAGTTCGAGGTTTTACTGTGTTATCCTGGTCTTCATGCTATCTTATTTCATCGTCTAGCTCACTGGTTATATATAAAACAAGTGGCTTTTTTACCTCGTTTTCTCTCTCATCTAGCACGTTTTTTGACGGGAATTGAGATTCATCCCGGTGCAACTATCGGTAAAGGTGTATTTATAGACCACGGTATGGGAGTAGTCATCGGGGAAACCGCAATTATTGGTGATTATTGTTTGATTTATCAAAATGTTACTCTCGGAGGAACAGGTAAAGAAAGCGGTAAACGACATCCTACTCTCGGAGAACAAGTAGTAGTAGGAGCAGGAGCTAAAGTTCTCGGTAATATCCAAATTGGCGATCGCGTGCGCATTGGTGCGGGTTCGGTGGTACTGAGAAATGTCCCCAATTGTTGTACCGTGGTGGGGATACCAGGTCGGATTATCTCTCCTGGTGGTCTGGGTTGTCCCCTAGAGCACGGAAAGTTACCAGATGTAGAAGCTACGGTAATTCGCTTATTAATGGATCGCATCGAAACACTAGAAAAAATGGTCAAGGAATTAAAGGTATGA